One Cucumis sativus cultivar 9930 chromosome 1, Cucumber_9930_V3, whole genome shotgun sequence DNA segment encodes these proteins:
- the LOC101203381 gene encoding uncharacterized protein LOC101203381 has protein sequence MNNKPPSEPAMPTSSMASTIKAYSVPLILFSLAVFYHLVVIPASFPTSHYDVLGIKRYSSVDEVKEAYEKLSNKWESGGEISEAVDFVKIQYAYELLKNNLWKRDYDLFGFDEQRGVLEKAKVQYAGKKISEISLPLLDEVALNTEDRSLNFIRSNDVQSMFNDDKPSLIMLYSFGSKLCVRFSDVWKQIVALLDGVANTAVVELGEAQLAAYLAEKKPTGQPFFRNGLPSFVAFSPGCKSTDCINRFNGKLSFDDITDWFATSILYLPRILYYSKETLGPKFLAKSSPHKVKVIIFSETGERAAPFIRQTAKNNWDSVSFALVLWREEESSIWLDAFGVELAPAMVFLKDPGMKPIVYHGSVNRSSFVQLIEQNKQHELPQLRSRTSMELGCDPHGYSRAGSDTLTWYCAIVAGRLGAELNKMRETMRRVKETLTSDSEAYGADEDPKIFPAVVALQSQRLSFTWLDGEAQKKYCFFYISSESSYETCGPMRDLSDVPRLFIVRYKRDATKAKEMKPKSMFDTSSDDPDLAAQLVALYNGSSEISEIAQWVSKIIEDGDSKDLPFYRVKSPELVHEDPEPMSFGSAGSSFITNVLKRIEHIKVGIYDRLEDPRIGPVLFLASLLSFGTIWLRKSQPTPPSRPAAQPEPPSESAQPSQPITKEGSKPRRRNRSRTASNADVPPSITDLEPPNAYQMHLSGSDSE, from the exons ATGAATAATAAGCCTCCCTCGGAACCGGCGATGCCGACGTCCTCAATGGCCTCAACTATCAAAGCTTACTCCGTGCCTctaattctcttttctttagCTGTTTTTTATCACCTTGTTGTTATTCCTGCCTCCTTCCCTACTTCTCACTACGACG TTTTGGGAATTAAGAGGTACAGTTCCGTTGATGAAGTGAAAGAAGCATATGAAAAGCTCTCGAACAAATG GGAGTCAGGAGGGGAAATTTCGGAGGCCGTTGATTTTGTAAAG ATTCAATATGCTTATGAGTTgctaaagaataatttatgGAAACGCGACTATGATCTTTTTGGCTTTGACGAACAACGA GGTGTTCTTGAAAAGGCTAAAGTGCAATATGCTGGAAAAAAAATTTCGGAAATAAGTCTCCCATTGTTAGATGAAGTTGCATTAA ATACTGAAGATCGCAGCCTTAACTTTATAAGGTCTAATGATGTTCAATCTATGTTTAATGATGATAAGCCATCACTAATTATG TTGTATTCATTTGGAAGCAAACTCTGCGTTCGATTTTCTGATGTATGGAAACAAATTG TTGCTTTGCTGGATGGAGTTGCTAATACTGCAGTAGTGGAACTTGGTGAAGCTCAACTTGCTGCTTACCTTGCAGAGAAAAAGCCTACTGGACAACCATTCTTCAGGAATG GACTACCATCATTTGTTGCCTTTTCTCCCGGCTGTAAATCAACTGATTGCATTAATAG GTTCAATGGAAAGCTTTCTTTTGATGATATTACAGATTGGTTTGCAACAAGCATACTGTATCTACCTCGAATCCTTTACTACTCAAAGGAGACATTG GGACCTAAATTTTTGGCAAAGAGTAGTCCCCATAAG GTcaaagttattattttctcaGAAACTGGAGAACGTGCTGCACCATTCATTCGCCAAACTGCAAAGAACAACTGGGATTCAGTTTCATTTGCCCTTGTGCTATGGCGAGAAGAGGAATCATCCATCTGGTTGGACGC GTTTGGGGTAGAACTTGCACCTGCTATGGTATTCTTGAAAGATCCAGGAATGAAGCCTATTGTGTACCACG GCTCTGTCAATAGGTCCTCGTTTGTACAGCTCATTGAACAGAATAAGCAACATG AGCTTCCTCAACTAAGAAGTCGGACATCAATGGAGCTGGGATGTGATCCTCATGGTTATTCTCGTGCTGGATCTGACACATTAACGTGGTACTGTGCGATTGTAGCTGGAAGGCTGGGTGCAGAACTCAACAAAATGCGTGAA ACAATGCGCAGGGTCAAAGAAACTTTAACTAGTGATAGTGAAGCTTATGGAGCCGATGAAGACCCAAAGATATTTCCGGCTGTAGTCGCACTTCAAAGCCAACGTTTGTCCTTCACTTGGCTTGACGGTGAAGCCCAGAAG aaatattgtttcttttacatCAGCTCTGAATCTAGCTATGAAACTTGTGGACCAATGAGAGATCTCAGTGACGTGCCTCGATTATTTATTGTGCGGTACAAAAGGGATGCTACTAAAGCTAAGGAGATGAAGCCAAAAAGTATGTTTGATACATCATCTGATGATCCGGATCTTGCCGCACAGCTTGTGGCTCTTTACAATGGTTCATCTGAAATTTCAGAG ATTGCTCAATGGGTCTCAAAAATAATCGAGGATGGTGATTCGAAGGATCTGCCCTTTTAT AGAGTGAAGTCTCCTGAACTTGTTCATGAAGATCCGGAGCCTATGAGTTTTGGAAGCGCTGGGAGTAGTTTTATTACCAATGTGTTGAAGAGGATTGAGCACATCAAAGTTGGAATCTATGACCGTCTAGAGGACCCAAGGATTGGTCCAGTCTTATTTCTTGCATCATTATTGTCTTTCGGTACAATATGGCTACGGAAGTCTCAACCCACTCCCCCATCTCGACCAGCTGCGCAACCAGAACCCCCAAGTGAATCCGCTCAACCAAGTCAACCGATTACTAAG GAAGGAAGCAAACCCAGAAGAAGAAACCGGTCGAGAACCGCATCAAATGCTGACGTACCTCCTTCCATCACTGACTTAGAGCCTCCAAATGCTTATCAGATGCATCTTTCGGGTTCTGATTCTGAATAG
- the LOC101203629 gene encoding protein NEN1, protein MGPTEDRSEIAFFDVETTVPTRQGQKFSILEFGAILVCPKKLVELESYSTLVKPSDLSLISSLSVRCNGITRDAVISSPTFAQIADRVYDILHGRIWAGHNILRFDCARIREAFAEIGVPAPEPKGTIDSLALLTQRFGRRAGDMKMATLASYFGIGQQTHRSLDDVRMNLEVLKYCATVLFLESSLPEVFPENSWVSPNAVTRRRAAKSSPQGNSSNNNSHASSSNIGGNPISLPVQQGETHPILSLVTICSEDRASILAEPSATESDSFNMHTTSDQITGATLETDINMEEHATVSTEASPSEDTSTSLCTTKFLEPDQVSVSFITASFVPFFRGSQRIQLWHKDDCLQLLCNNLRVRFGISTKFTDYAGRPRLSFVVDVPPNLCTVLEASDGVAQRLFSDSGSGSEWRPAVTRKNGYFNYPTMRLHIPTAVSGDVANYATEMHQKEASGAVQRLIFSKFDAAELDSLIKPGAILDAFISLDTYDYQQSAGIRLVAKKLIIRS, encoded by the exons ATGGGTCCGACGGAGGATCGTTCCGAGATTGCCTTCTTTGACGTCGAGACCACCGTTCCCACCCGCCAAGGTCagaaattttctattttggaatttggagCCATTCTGGTTTGCCCTAAGAAGTTGGTTGAGTTGGAAAGTTATTCCACTCTCGTAAAACCCTCTGATCTCTCCCTCATTTCCTCCTTATCGGTGCGATGCAATGGCATTACTAGAGATGCTGTCATTTCTTCCCCTACTTTCGCCCAAATTGCTGATAGGGTTTACGATATACTTCACG GGCGGATATGGGCGGGTCATAACATACTTAGATTTGATTGTGCACGAATCAGGGAGGCTTTTGCAGAAATTGGTGTGCCAGCACCTGAGCCAAAAGGTACAATTGATTCATTGGCATTGTTGACTCAAAGGTTTGGAAGGAGAGCTGGGGACATGAAG ATGGCCACCCTTGCTTCCTATTTCGGGATAGGACAACAAACACACAG GAGTTTGGATGATGTTAGAATGAATCTCGAAGTTCTAAAATATTGTGCAACCGTCTTGTTTCtg GAATCAAGTCTACCCGAAGTTTTCCCAGAGAACAGTTGGGTTTCTCCAAATGCTGTTACTAGGCGTCGTGCTGCAAAGTCGTCTCCACAGGGGAATAGTTCAAACAATAATTCTCACGCATCAAGTTCAAATATTGGTGGTAATCCCATATCTCTACCAGTTCAACAAGGGGAAACTCATCCGATACTTTCTCTTGTAACTATCTGTTCTGAGGACAGAGCCTCAATTCTGGCTGAACCTAGTGCAACTGAATCAGATTCTTTTAATATGCACACTACCAGCGACCAAATAACAGGTGCAACACTCGAAACAGATATCAACATGGAAGAACATGCCACAGTATCTACCGAAGCATCTCCCTCAGAGGATACTTCCACAAGTCTTTGCACTACTAAATTTTTGGAGCCAGATCAGGTGTCTGTTTCGTTCATCACTGCATCTTTCGTTCCATTTTTTCGTGGGAGCCAAAGAATACAGTTATGGCACAAAGATGACTGTTTACAGCTTCTATGTAATAATCTGAGAGTTCGGTTTGGCATAAGCACGAAATTCACTGACTACGCTGGCCGTCCGAGGTTGAGTTTTGTTGTTGATGTACCACCAAATTTATGCACGGTTCTTGAAGCATCTGATGGAGTGGCTCAGAGATTATTTTCTGATTCTGGCAGCGGTTCTGAATGGAGGCCTGCAGTGACGAGAAAGAATGGTTATTTCAACTACCCGACAATGAGATTACA CATTCCAACTGCAGTAAGTGGAGATGTGGCAAATTATGCTACAGAAATGCACCAAAAAGAAGCATCAGGCGCTGTTCAAAGGTTAATATTCAGTAAATTTGATGCTGCAGAGCTTGATAGCTTGATCAAACCTGGAGCCATTTTAGATGCATTCATTTCCTTGGATACATATGACTATCAACAGAGTGCAGGCATTAGATTGGTAGCAAAAAAGTTGATTATCCGTTCCTAG